The following are encoded together in the Anopheles nili chromosome 3, idAnoNiliSN_F5_01, whole genome shotgun sequence genome:
- the LOC128727774 gene encoding mitochondrial carrier protein Rim2 — protein MSQRDRESFIHLFAGGIAGTAGAVVTCPLEVVKTRLQSSSSSFIHAAASTRHALVADGGKLTDHHHHVRHVSAINNAVSASDRHHNTNRHQARVCASSILTRRRPSILAIPQCGLSTSVQSISIWQCLKHIVQTEGSRALFKGLGPNIVGVAPSRAIYFCAYSKTKNALNTVGIIPANSPLVHILSASCAGFVSSTATNPIWFIKTRMQLDSNANGRMSVGECVRRIYESQGVRGFYKGITASYVGISETVIHFVIYEALKKKLLRQTSPAAGDEGGKTSRDFLEFMAAGATSKTIASVVAYPHEVARTRLREEGNKYRNFWQTMLTVWKEEGKAGLYRGLGTQLVRQIPNTAIMMATYEAVVYVLTSPASASLLATGAGN, from the exons ATGTCACAGCGTGACCGGGAATCCTTCATTCACTTATTCGCCGGAGG TATCGCTGGTACTGCTGGCGCTGTAGTGACATGCCCGTTGGAAGTGGTAAAAACGCGTCTGCAAAGCTCCTCGTCGTCGTTCATCCATGCAGCGGCTTCCACTAGACATGCGCTCGTCGCCGATGGAGGGAAACTGAccgatcatcatcaccacgtgCGCCACGTGTCCGCCATTAACAACGCGGTTTCAGCATCCGATCGGCACCACAACACGAACCGCCATCAGGCCCGAGTATGCGCTAGCTCGATCCTGACTCGACGTCGTCCTTCG ATCCTGGCCATTCCGCAGTGCGGCCTGTCGACTTCGGTGCAGTCGATCAGCATCTGGCAATGCCTGAAGCACATCGTCCAAACCGAAGGCTCACGGGCGCTCTTCAAGGGCCTCGGACCCAACATCGTAGGTGTTGCACCATCCCGTGCAATCTACTTCTGCGCGTACTCGAAGACAAAGAATGCCCTCAACACTGTCGG CATAATTCCGGCCAACTCTCCGTTGGTGCACATCCTGAGCGCATCCTGCGCCGGGTTCGTATCGTCCACGGCCACTAATCCGATATGGTTCATCAAGACACGCATGCAGCTAGACAGCAACGCCAATGGCCGGATGTCAGTGGGTGAGTGCGTCCGGCGCATCTACGAATCGCAGGGTGTCCGGGGTTTCTACAAAGGCATCACGGCCAGCTACGTCGGCATCTCGGAGACGGTGATCCACTTCGTCATCTACGAGGCTCTGAAGAAGAAACTG CTACGTCAGACATCCCCGGCAGCTGGCgatgagggtggaaaaacttcgCGCGATTTCCTCGAGTTTATGGCGGCCGGTGCCACGTCCAAGACGATCGCATCGGTGGTGGCATACCCGCACGAGGTCGCCCGAACGCGACTGCGCGAGGAGGGCAACAAGTATCGCAACTTCTGGCAGACGATGCTGACCGTCTGGAAAGAGGAAGGCAAAGCCGGCCTTTACCG CGGTCTCGGAACACAGCTGGTTCGCCAGATCCCGAACACAGCCATCATGATGGCGACCTACGAGGCCGTCGTCTACGTGTTGACGAGCCCAGCCAGTGCCAGCCTTCTGGCAACCGGTGCGGGCAACTGA